The genomic interval TATCCTCAGCTTGGTTTCATAATCATTCCAAGGCCCATTGTTCATTATTTTACTCTGTGGTGCCACGTTGGTAAAGGTCATGGTGGCCTCAGAACCATCTCCTTCAGCGTGGTGACCAGCAGGGTTCAGGTGTCCTCGGTCAAAGGAAGTGAAGTCATCATCGGTTGCCTGGCTCCAGCGAAGTTTGTACGCTATACGGACATCAGGGTGTCTTTCAGGGCATTTATTTACCCCGTTGTGgtctttaataaatgtattaatatccCTTATTGATTTCTGCTTAGATTCAGGAGCGTCCCAGTGCACaagctgaaaaacaaaaaaaatcacactttTAGAAAAAGACATCTGTAAACTGGAATATAATATGACAGTCAGCAATGTGCTGTACATTAGTGTATTTAGATTAACTAACTTCAAGGCCTCATGGGTAATGCTTCAGTGTTGAGTTGAGTGAGGTTTCAGGAGATCTTGACTGACATTTATTATGTGTTAAAATCTGAGCCAGTTTCATAGACCCCAATAAAGCCTAgtccaggacaaaaaaaaaaatctagttcaatagaaaactccattgagcttgttttttcaGTCCTAGAATAGGCTAAAACTGTCTGCGAACTGGCCCATTGAGTCAAATGCTTACGTTAATAATGATGTAATGAAGAAAACAGTTCAAACCTGAGGTTCATAGTTGATTATACCTCCTTTCCTTTTAGGAGTCCCACTTCGGTCCATTTTGTAAGCAGAGTAGAGAGGCATTCTTCTAGCTCGGTCGTACAGGGTGGCAAAGTGATAGTTGTCACCAGGTTTGTTGCCATACTTCTGACAGATGTATGCAGGACTGGCAGCCTCATAAGCAGAGAGGAAGTGTTTTTGCAATTCAGGGAAGGCCAATGGATCACTAGGTTTGATATCCGTAATGTTTTTTATAACCTCATtacatgttttaataatgttttgcaAATGTTCTTTCAATTTAGAACATTTAGTCTCTTCTGGTAATtcagaatacggccgatagtagaacctcggatttaggaggaacagtgtggttttcgtccgggccgtggaacactggaccagctctataccctctacggggtgttggagggttcatgggagtttgcccaaccaatccacatgtgttttgtggatttggagaaggcattcgactgtgtccctcgcggcatcttgtggagggtgcttggggaatatggggtcctgggtcctttgctaagggctctcaggtccctgtacaaccgaagcaggagcttggtccgcattgccggcagtaagtcagacttgttcccagtgcatgttggactccggcagggctgccctttgtcaccggttctgtttgtaatttttatggacagaatttctaggcgcagccaggggccggagggtgtcaggtttggggaccacacgatttcgtctctgctctttgcagatgatgttgtcgtgttggccccttctaaccaggaccttcagcatgcactgggacggtttgctgccgagtgtgaagcggtggggatgaaaatcagtacctccaaatccgaggccatggtcctcagtcggaaaagggtggcttgcccacttcaggttggtggagagtgcctgcctcaagtggaggagtttaagtatcaaggggtcttgttcacgagtgagggaaggatggaacgggagattgacagacggatcggtgcagcttctgcagtaatgcagtcgatgtatcggtctgtcgtggtgaagaaagagctgagccgcaaggcgaatatctcgatttaccagtcaatctacgttcctactctcacctatggtcatgagctttgggtcatgaccgaaaggacaagatcccggatacaggcggccgaaatgagttttctccgcagggtggctgggtgatcccttagagatagggtgagaagctcggtcacccgggaggagctcagagtagagccactgctcctccacatcgagaggggtcagctgaggtggcttgggcatctttttcggatgcctccggaacgccttcctgggaaggtgttccggtcccgtcccaccgggaggagaccccggggaagacctaggacacgctggagggactatgtctcccggctggcctgggaatgcctcggtgtccccccggaagagctagaggaagtgtctggggagagggaagtctgggcatccctgcttagactgctgcccccgcgacccggccccggataagcggaagaagatggatggatggatggtaatTCAGAAAGAAGCTCCTGACATCGTTGGGGAACTATTTTTAACACTGATTGTATGTCATTTAATTCAGCTTGAACCTTATCAATTCCAGATTTAAGCTCCTGTAATGGTGATTTAAACAGATTCATTTTCTTCAGTGGACATGCTTCTAGACCAGCTTTATAATTTGATAGGAAATTGCTACACCTTTACAGACTCTTTTCTAAGCTCTTCTTTACTGATGGTGACTCCGTCATGAGGTTTGGGGGTGTTCATAGCTATATCAAGACCCAACACTGGTCTTCCTTTAAAGAAAAAATTGTTGCACTGGTTGAAGTTTTCAAACACTTCTCCTCTGACAGCTGATATAACAGATAGACTCAGAACCAACAGGAACAGCCGGGCCATGTTGAAACTAGAGACAGACAACATTAATCCACAGCAACCCACACTAAACTACATAATAACCCAGAACTACATCAATCATTTATCTGACGTCAACACAAAAATACCAAAAGAACAACCAAATAGATTATCTTTACAtgtcatatgtt from Esox lucius isolate fEsoLuc1 chromosome 24, fEsoLuc1.pri, whole genome shotgun sequence carries:
- the LOC106024070 gene encoding uncharacterized protein LOC106024070, with protein sequence MNLFKSPLQELKSGIDKVQAELNDIQSVLKIVPQRCQELLSELPEETKCSKLKEHLQNIIKTCNEVIKNITDIKPSDPLAFPELQKHFLSAYEAASPAYICQKYGNKPGDNYHFATLYDRARRMPLYSAYKMDRSGTPKRKGGIINYEPQLVHWDAPESKQKSIRDINTFIKDHNGVNKCPERHPDVRIAYKLRWSQATDDDFTSFDRGHLNPAGHHAEGDGSEATMTFTNVAPQSKIMNNGPWNDYETKLRIKYGGDFKSDKDMVRLEITQTQIQNCHNLYVVTGVVPGNTWQFGRVNVPSYYWSAHCCTRMDQNNEVPVLSGGALCPNRDDGEVEEFDSVDKLEVKLKTLIEKELHLKLNNPIHIFDKCVPQLTRSKSLPSIPSDSVVPLKPKRPKEYK